A DNA window from uncultured Methanoregula sp. contains the following coding sequences:
- a CDS encoding PAS domain S-box protein encodes MTETIRVLYVDDERDLLEIGKLFLEDLGGFLVDTQSSAKDGLAALSSAGYDAVVSDYQMPGMDGIAFLKQVRGSKNSIPFILFTGRGREEVVIQALNEGADFYLQKGGEPVAQFTELSHKVRQAVQQRRAEASIRDHERRETDIINFLPDATFAIDANGIVIAWNRAMEEFSGVPAKEILGKGNYEYSLSIYNERRPVLIDLVLQDDKETETKYPYILRYGKKLISEKFLPEKNNGAGAMIWFTASPLYDTTGKTIGAIESIRDITERRRIEEDVVFKNLILTTQQETSPDAILIVDNGGKIIHYNRKFIEIWKIPEEIIAPGVDEPVLQYVTEQNADPAAFLARVRYLYDHNVEKSFEELRLKDGRILERHSAPMIGNDGKFYGRVWYFRDITDRKRAEEALVREKTFIEAIFNSIPGMVYLYDADGKLVRWNKNHELMTGYNADELSRMRLYDWYREDTESQAAVTEGIKKTIETGFGEAQARLQKKDGSTIPMYFTASPLTIGNNHYFTGIGIDITDRLKAEKELRESAERYKSLITVSNTGVWEYDRDRNHLWCSPEYFTMLGRDIKDYSQPGAATLKEVWIDLLHPDDRERATGEFMQYLESNSTGIYENHYRMQHADGHWVWIWARGRTLRDTNGTLTGKTIGTLIDVTKLKKAEEWQRIYNEHLRLAQEMGHTGSWQIRIGSDMVWGSDETFRIFGIPQPDGGMLSLEQFLFRIPERDLVRTALDDLVRNDKAFDIEYTIEPADGSGTKTVHSKARILYDADNKPAWIAGVIQDITELKRADHLIREANTLYARTQKIAHVGSWQWDLQGNRIEWSDETYRIFGYEPDGFDLTLENIRKHIHPADLEKHDRIFFQVRTTRRYDPEEYRVIRPDGTERVISSMGEVITDNSGAIVRIRGSIQDITEHKRAEAALRESERKYRTVIENIQDIFYRTDMEGRLTMISPSWATVLGYESTDDCIGKSVAEDFYYEPEKRDEFLEMIRKNGQVENYEAVLKRKNGQPVYVLTNSHIFYNKDGSFAGIEGTIRDITPLKDAELALRENEKKYRTVFENTGTATVMLESDGTISLANTEFGRLTGYAKEEIENKKKWMEFVEKEDLDRMLTQHRLRREDSANALSHYEFRLIARSGDRREIYLTIDLIPGTTKSVASLLDITERRRKEDALLKKTEELHAAYEQITATEEELRSNFDELSRQELALCDTVKKLADIIEFLPDATFAVDADGRVIAWNQAIEQLTGRPKATMLGRGNYEYSVAIYGERRPILIDLVLHKEEMVSEYYPGMKREGDKLFAEWFSPHLHEGRGAHLWFVASPLYATNGMISGAIESIREITEQKEREAALNRKNEELGAAYEEITSTEEELRQQVEEIQSTQAALKESEERYRNIIEDQTEFICRFRPDGTHIFINEAYCRYFGMSREAILGHRFRPRIPAEDRKHLAEFLASLTPSRPVGTIEHRIIMPDGTERWQSWSDRAIFDSGGTAVEFQSVGRDITRTKQVEEELHRTVKEYSDLLKNISDVYYRSDVNGNLVLASRSFALLLGYDDLSECIGKPVAATFYADPGDRARFVDQVLRNGSVTDYELVLKRKDGTTITVATSSYVYSDPDGRIRGIEGTFRDMTERKRISEHIREAEQRLTDIINFLPDATFAIDREGRVIAWNRAIEEMTGVSAGEMIGKGNYEYSLPFYSERRPTLIDLIFSGNVKTEKMYASVQRNGTILTAETGIARVAGKNIFLWEKAGPLFNTSGEVIGAIESIRDITDKRLLEDSLKQLNRKLNLLGSITRHDINNQLTKLMSYLRMLEKTQPEVSDNEYARKIAVIARQILSMIQFTRQYEEIGVKAAAWQDCRMLADNAKSEIGPSPVILKNDLPFGIEIFADPLILKVFYNLVDNAVTYGEKITTIRFFSKESGEDFILVCEDDGCGVPFDQKEQIFERGYGKNTGLGLALSKEILAITEITIAETGEPGTGARFELTVPKGAWRIRKEDPAGS; translated from the coding sequence ATGACAGAAACCATCCGGGTTCTCTATGTGGATGATGAACGGGATCTCCTGGAGATAGGAAAACTGTTCCTTGAAGATCTCGGGGGATTCCTGGTTGATACACAAAGTTCTGCAAAAGACGGGCTTGCTGCCCTGTCATCTGCCGGGTACGATGCCGTTGTCTCGGATTACCAGATGCCCGGTATGGACGGGATTGCATTTTTAAAACAGGTGCGGGGAAGCAAAAACAGCATACCGTTCATCCTCTTCACCGGCCGGGGCCGGGAAGAAGTTGTCATCCAGGCACTCAACGAAGGTGCCGACTTCTATCTCCAGAAAGGGGGGGAACCGGTTGCCCAGTTCACCGAACTCTCCCATAAGGTCCGCCAGGCAGTACAGCAGCGGCGGGCTGAAGCGAGCATTCGCGATCATGAGCGCCGGGAAACCGACATCATCAACTTCCTGCCCGATGCCACGTTTGCTATCGATGCAAACGGCATCGTGATAGCCTGGAACCGGGCAATGGAGGAATTTTCAGGAGTTCCTGCAAAAGAGATCCTGGGAAAAGGCAATTACGAATACTCCCTTTCCATTTACAATGAACGCCGTCCCGTGCTCATCGATCTGGTTCTGCAGGATGACAAAGAGACCGAGACAAAATATCCCTATATCCTGCGGTACGGAAAAAAACTGATATCTGAGAAATTTCTCCCGGAAAAAAATAACGGGGCAGGAGCAATGATATGGTTCACCGCATCTCCCCTGTATGACACGACAGGGAAGACCATTGGTGCCATAGAATCCATCAGGGATATTACCGAGCGCAGGCGCATTGAAGAGGATGTTGTTTTCAAGAACCTGATCCTGACAACCCAGCAGGAGACATCTCCTGACGCCATCCTCATCGTAGATAACGGCGGGAAGATCATTCATTACAACCGGAAATTTATCGAGATCTGGAAAATTCCCGAAGAGATCATCGCGCCTGGGGTGGATGAACCCGTACTGCAGTATGTGACTGAGCAGAATGCGGATCCGGCAGCATTCCTTGCCCGGGTAAGATACCTCTACGATCATAATGTGGAGAAAAGTTTTGAAGAACTCCGGCTCAAAGACGGGCGGATACTTGAGCGGCACTCGGCTCCCATGATCGGCAATGACGGGAAATTTTATGGCCGGGTCTGGTACTTCCGGGATATCACGGACCGGAAACGGGCTGAAGAGGCACTGGTCCGGGAAAAAACCTTCATCGAAGCTATCTTCAACAGCATTCCCGGGATGGTGTATCTCTACGATGCAGACGGGAAACTGGTCCGGTGGAACAAGAATCATGAGCTGATGACAGGGTACAATGCCGATGAATTGTCCCGCATGCGCCTGTACGACTGGTACCGGGAAGATACTGAAAGCCAGGCTGCCGTAACCGAAGGAATCAAAAAGACGATAGAAACCGGTTTCGGGGAGGCGCAGGCCCGGCTTCAGAAGAAGGATGGATCTACAATTCCCATGTATTTCACCGCAAGCCCGCTGACCATAGGAAATAATCACTATTTTACCGGCATCGGGATCGATATCACCGACCGGTTAAAAGCCGAAAAGGAACTGCGGGAGAGCGCCGAGCGGTATAAATCCCTAATTACCGTCTCAAACACCGGTGTCTGGGAATATGACCGGGACCGGAATCATCTCTGGTGCAGCCCCGAATATTTCACGATGCTCGGCCGCGACATCAAGGACTATAGCCAGCCGGGAGCAGCAACCTTGAAAGAGGTCTGGATCGATCTGCTCCACCCGGATGACCGGGAGCGGGCAACCGGGGAGTTCATGCAGTATCTTGAAAGCAATTCCACCGGGATCTACGAGAATCATTACCGCATGCAGCATGCCGACGGACACTGGGTCTGGATCTGGGCCCGGGGCCGGACACTCCGGGATACGAACGGCACCCTTACCGGCAAAACCATTGGAACGCTCATTGATGTCACAAAGCTCAAGAAAGCGGAGGAATGGCAGCGGATCTACAATGAACATCTCCGGCTCGCACAGGAGATGGGGCATACCGGCAGCTGGCAGATCCGTATCGGATCCGACATGGTCTGGGGATCGGATGAAACCTTCAGGATCTTCGGGATCCCGCAGCCGGATGGCGGGATGCTTTCCCTAGAACAATTCCTGTTCCGGATCCCCGAACGCGATCTTGTCAGGACCGCTCTCGATGATCTGGTCAGGAATGACAAAGCGTTTGATATTGAGTATACAATCGAACCTGCCGATGGTTCAGGAACAAAGACCGTCCATTCAAAGGCACGGATCCTCTATGACGCGGATAATAAACCTGCCTGGATCGCCGGCGTGATCCAGGATATTACAGAGCTTAAACGGGCGGATCATCTCATCAGGGAAGCAAACACCCTGTATGCCAGGACCCAGAAGATCGCCCATGTCGGCAGCTGGCAGTGGGATCTTCAGGGTAACCGTATTGAATGGTCCGATGAGACATACCGCATCTTCGGTTATGAACCCGACGGATTCGATCTGACACTGGAAAATATCAGGAAACATATCCATCCCGCGGATCTTGAAAAACATGATCGGATTTTCTTCCAGGTCAGAACAACCCGCCGTTATGATCCGGAAGAATACCGGGTTATACGGCCGGACGGGACTGAACGGGTCATATCCAGTATGGGGGAAGTGATCACGGATAATTCCGGGGCCATTGTCAGGATCCGGGGCAGTATCCAGGATATCACTGAACATAAGCGGGCGGAGGCAGCGCTGCGGGAGAGTGAGCGGAAGTATCGCACGGTTATCGAGAATATCCAGGATATATTCTACCGGACCGATATGGAAGGCCGGCTGACCATGATAAGCCCGAGCTGGGCAACCGTGCTCGGATATGAAAGCACTGATGACTGCATCGGCAAGAGCGTTGCAGAAGATTTCTATTACGAGCCGGAGAAGCGAGATGAATTCCTGGAGATGATCCGGAAAAACGGTCAGGTAGAGAACTATGAGGCGGTCCTGAAACGGAAGAACGGGCAGCCGGTTTATGTCCTGACAAACAGTCATATTTTTTACAATAAGGACGGCTCTTTCGCCGGCATTGAGGGTACGATCCGGGACATCACGCCCCTCAAAGACGCGGAACTGGCACTGCGGGAGAACGAGAAGAAGTACCGCACGGTCTTCGAGAACACCGGCACCGCCACCGTTATGCTCGAATCCGACGGTACGATCAGCCTTGCCAATACCGAGTTCGGGCGGCTGACCGGCTATGCGAAAGAGGAGATCGAGAACAAGAAGAAGTGGATGGAGTTTGTGGAGAAGGAAGACCTTGACCGGATGCTTACACAGCACCGGCTGCGGCGTGAAGACTCTGCTAATGCCCTCTCCCATTACGAGTTCAGGCTCATTGCTCGATCCGGCGATCGCAGGGAGATTTACTTAACAATCGATCTCATCCCGGGTACAACAAAGAGCGTTGCCTCCCTGCTGGACATCACCGAACGCCGCAGGAAGGAGGATGCACTCCTCAAAAAAACCGAAGAACTCCACGCAGCCTATGAACAGATCACGGCAACGGAGGAGGAACTCCGGTCCAATTTCGATGAGCTGAGCAGGCAGGAACTGGCACTTTGCGATACGGTTAAGAAACTGGCAGATATCATTGAATTCCTGCCCGATGCTACGTTCGCTGTTGATGCCGACGGGAGGGTGATAGCCTGGAACCAGGCCATCGAACAGCTGACCGGCAGGCCAAAAGCAACGATGCTGGGCCGGGGAAATTACGAATATTCGGTTGCCATTTACGGTGAGCGCAGGCCGATACTTATCGATCTCGTCCTGCACAAGGAAGAGATGGTGTCGGAATATTACCCGGGCATGAAACGGGAAGGAGACAAACTTTTCGCCGAATGGTTCAGTCCCCATCTCCACGAAGGCAGAGGAGCCCATCTCTGGTTCGTGGCATCCCCGCTGTATGCTACAAATGGGATGATATCGGGTGCCATTGAATCCATCCGTGAGATCACGGAACAGAAGGAGCGCGAAGCTGCCCTGAACCGGAAGAACGAGGAACTCGGAGCAGCGTATGAAGAGATCACTTCTACCGAAGAAGAACTGCGGCAGCAGGTCGAGGAGATCCAAAGTACGCAGGCAGCTCTCAAGGAAAGCGAGGAACGGTACCGGAATATTATCGAGGACCAGACAGAGTTCATCTGCCGGTTCCGGCCGGACGGTACGCATATATTTATCAACGAAGCGTACTGCCGGTATTTCGGCATGAGCCGCGAGGCAATACTCGGTCACCGGTTCCGGCCCCGGATACCTGCTGAAGACAGGAAACACCTGGCGGAATTCCTGGCATCGCTGACACCCTCCCGACCGGTCGGGACCATCGAGCACCGGATCATCATGCCGGATGGCACCGAACGGTGGCAGTCCTGGAGCGACCGGGCAATCTTCGACAGCGGGGGTACGGCTGTGGAATTCCAGTCTGTTGGCAGGGATATTACCAGGACCAAACAGGTGGAGGAGGAACTCCACCGGACCGTGAAGGAATACTCAGATCTCCTTAAGAATATCTCCGATGTGTATTACCGGAGCGATGTGAATGGAAACCTTGTTCTTGCAAGCCGATCGTTTGCCCTGCTGCTGGGATACGATGACCTTTCCGAATGCATAGGAAAACCGGTTGCTGCCACGTTCTATGCAGATCCTGGCGACCGTGCACGCTTTGTGGACCAGGTCCTTCGCAACGGTTCTGTTACCGACTACGAGCTGGTTCTGAAACGAAAAGACGGGACTACGATAACCGTTGCCACCAGCAGCTACGTGTATTCAGATCCGGACGGCAGGATCCGGGGAATTGAAGGGACGTTCCGGGACATGACCGAACGGAAGCGGATATCGGAACATATCAGGGAGGCAGAACAGCGGCTGACCGATATCATCAATTTCCTCCCGGATGCAACGTTTGCCATTGACCGGGAGGGCAGGGTGATTGCGTGGAACAGGGCAATCGAGGAGATGACCGGCGTTTCCGCAGGAGAGATGATCGGAAAAGGAAATTACGAGTACTCGCTCCCGTTCTATAGCGAAAGGCGCCCGACACTTATCGATCTTATTTTTTCCGGAAATGTAAAAACTGAAAAGATGTACGCATCGGTCCAGCGGAATGGTACGATTCTTACCGCTGAAACCGGGATTGCCCGGGTTGCCGGAAAGAACATCTTTCTCTGGGAGAAAGCCGGGCCGCTCTTCAATACCTCAGGCGAAGTCATTGGAGCGATCGAATCCATCCGCGATATCACGGACAAGCGGCTGCTTGAAGATTCCTTGAAACAGCTGAACAGGAAGCTGAACCTGCTGGGATCCATCACCCGGCACGATATCAACAACCAGCTCACAAAACTGATGAGTTATCTCAGGATGCTGGAGAAGACTCAGCCGGAGGTATCGGACAATGAATATGCCCGGAAGATTGCAGTCATCGCCCGGCAAATCCTCTCGATGATCCAGTTCACCAGACAATACGAGGAGATCGGGGTAAAAGCGGCGGCCTGGCAGGATTGCCGCATGCTTGCAGACAATGCAAAATCCGAGATTGGTCCATCGCCGGTGATCTTAAAGAACGATCTTCCTTTCGGGATAGAGATATTTGCCGACCCGCTTATTCTCAAGGTTTTTTACAACCTTGTGGACAACGCAGTGACGTATGGGGAGAAGATCACCACCATCCGGTTCTTCTCAAAAGAATCCGGTGAGGATTTCATCCTTGTCTGCGAGGACGATGGCTGCGGTGTGCCGTTCGATCAGAAAGAGCAGATATTCGAGCGGGGATATGGCAAGAACACCGGACTCGGCCTTGCACTTTCAAAGGAGATCCTTGCCATTACCGAAATAACCATTGCCGAGACCGGTGAGCCGGGAACGGGCGCCCGTTTTGAACTGACCGTGCCCAAAGGAGCGTGGCGGATCCGTAAAGAGGATCCGGCAGGGTCGTGA
- a CDS encoding DUF86 domain-containing protein, which translates to MRDERLLLDDIIAALDRIDTYTKNQTFESFSADGKTTDAVTYNLLVIGEAVRQLPAPLTDSYPEIPWRQVAGIRNLLAHACFSVDYNLLWKTVTVVLPQFRLVIERIQKD; encoded by the coding sequence ATGAGAGATGAACGTCTGCTTCTTGACGATATTATCGCGGCTCTGGACCGGATCGATACTTACACAAAAAACCAGACTTTTGAATCATTCAGTGCTGATGGAAAAACAACGGATGCTGTGACATATAACCTGCTCGTCATCGGCGAAGCGGTCCGGCAGCTTCCCGCACCGCTTACGGATTCCTACCCGGAGATCCCGTGGCGGCAGGTTGCCGGGATCCGCAATCTCCTTGCGCATGCCTGTTTTTCGGTTGACTATAATCTGCTCTGGAAGACCGTGACCGTAGTTCTCCCGCAATTCCGGCTGGTGATCGAGAGGATACAAAAAGACTGA
- a CDS encoding nucleotidyltransferase, whose translation MPDPAPRTRDETMIPQQELMGVIRSLKGELATRYDVREVGIIGPIIPDAESGTGRIHLLVEFGPGADLVTLVGLRLFLEEHLGMKVNPVSKGGLRPGMRDEVMQNVVFV comes from the coding sequence ATGCCTGATCCTGCACCACGAACAAGAGATGAGACGATGATCCCGCAGCAGGAACTCATGGGTGTGATACGCAGCCTCAAAGGCGAACTTGCCACCCGTTACGATGTCCGTGAGGTAGGGATCATCGGTCCGATCATTCCGGATGCTGAATCGGGTACCGGAAGGATCCATCTCCTGGTGGAGTTTGGGCCCGGTGCCGATCTCGTCACCCTTGTCGGGCTCAGACTGTTTCTCGAGGAACATCTTGGCATGAAGGTGAATCCAGTCTCCAAAGGCGGGCTCCGGCCCGGAATGCGGGATGAGGTTATGCAGAACGTGGTATTTGTATGA
- a CDS encoding response regulator, giving the protein MTPEILAERKKIHNILIVDDEPVLADLAEHFLERENFCTDAAYSADEALQKISQYPYDVIVSDYQMPGKDGIDLLKEVRRSYPGLPFILFTGRSREEVAIQALNEGADFYIQKGGDPKAQFAELTHHVKRAIERRNAAAAIQERNEVLGAILSASPFGIALVKSRTIQWLNDSLASMLGYETRELLGMPVRNLYGSEEDFVSAGERIAAELNRNGQSKIRVRLKRKNGSMMDCEAQMACLSTKNPLYSRMVTFTDITRQLTLTREMEHLSGMPDTNPGALLEVNDQGIVTFFNNAAIDLLVQHGSSRGLEVFVPQNTQEILKEFRTGSASCICRTIRIGSATLTEHIIPGTTGNTIRISLS; this is encoded by the coding sequence ATGACACCCGAGATCCTGGCAGAACGAAAAAAGATCCACAATATCCTCATTGTTGATGACGAGCCGGTCCTTGCAGACCTTGCCGAACATTTCCTGGAGCGGGAAAACTTCTGCACCGATGCAGCTTATTCGGCCGATGAAGCATTGCAGAAGATCAGCCAGTACCCGTACGATGTCATAGTCTCCGATTACCAGATGCCGGGAAAAGACGGGATCGACCTGTTAAAAGAGGTTCGCAGATCCTATCCCGGGCTCCCGTTCATTCTCTTCACCGGCCGGAGCCGGGAGGAGGTGGCCATCCAGGCGCTGAACGAAGGAGCGGATTTCTATATCCAGAAAGGCGGGGATCCAAAAGCGCAGTTTGCCGAACTCACCCATCACGTGAAACGGGCGATCGAGAGGAGGAACGCAGCAGCTGCTATCCAGGAACGAAACGAGGTTCTGGGGGCCATCCTTTCAGCTTCCCCGTTCGGTATTGCTCTTGTAAAAAGCCGCACCATCCAGTGGCTCAACGACTCTCTTGCATCAATGCTCGGGTACGAGACACGCGAACTGCTTGGCATGCCGGTCCGGAACCTGTACGGATCCGAAGAGGATTTTGTCAGCGCCGGGGAACGGATAGCTGCCGAGCTCAACAGGAACGGGCAGTCGAAGATACGGGTCCGGCTCAAAAGGAAGAACGGCTCCATGATGGATTGCGAGGCCCAGATGGCCTGCCTCAGCACGAAAAACCCCCTGTACAGCCGGATGGTGACATTTACGGATATCACCCGCCAGCTTACGCTCACCCGCGAGATGGAGCATCTTTCGGGAATGCCGGATACCAACCCGGGCGCTTTGCTTGAAGTGAATGACCAGGGCATTGTCACCTTCTTCAACAATGCAGCCATCGATCTCCTGGTCCAGCATGGCAGTAGCAGAGGGCTTGAAGTGTTCGTGCCCCAAAACACACAAGAGATCCTCAAAGAGTTCCGGACGGGCAGTGCCAGCTGCATCTGCCGGACGATCCGGATCGGATCTGCCACGCTCACCGAACATATAATCCCCGGTACCACCGGCAACACTATCCGGATTTCGCTGTCATAA
- a CDS encoding shikimate kinase produces the protein MPGNIIIIGMPGAGKSTLGVILAKTLGWKFCDTDLAIQERTGRLLQDIIDNDGIEAFKKIEETTLCSLNGHHTIIATGGSAVFSNPAMLHLKTGGTVIYLKITFDEMAKRLGNITTRGIVLGTGESLLEMYSERVPLYEKYADITIECSGEAFETVVEKIIAGLSRAGFSR, from the coding sequence ATGCCCGGCAACATCATCATCATCGGAATGCCCGGTGCCGGCAAGAGTACGCTTGGGGTGATCCTTGCAAAAACGCTGGGATGGAAATTCTGCGATACCGATCTCGCGATCCAGGAGAGGACCGGCCGGCTCCTGCAGGATATCATCGATAACGACGGAATTGAGGCTTTCAAAAAGATCGAGGAAACTACCCTCTGTTCTCTCAACGGTCACCATACGATCATCGCCACCGGGGGAAGCGCGGTCTTCAGCAATCCGGCAATGCTGCACCTGAAAACCGGAGGAACGGTCATCTACCTGAAGATCACGTTTGACGAGATGGCAAAGCGCCTCGGGAATATCACGACCCGGGGGATCGTGCTTGGGACCGGCGAGAGCCTTCTGGAAATGTACAGCGAACGGGTTCCGTTGTATGAGAAGTACGCCGACATAACGATCGAATGTTCCGGTGAAGCGTTCGAGACCGTGGTCGAGAAGATCATTGCCGGGCTCTCCCGGGCCGGGTTTTCCCGGTAA